The Carassius auratus strain Wakin linkage group LG49B, ASM336829v1, whole genome shotgun sequence genome includes a window with the following:
- the anks6 gene encoding ankyrin repeat and SAM domain-containing protein 6 isoform X1, giving the protein MHVLLALTSRCPVSAASQNPWIPEEASVRDVDCTHAQKLRNLKNFLSAQAPGFGRSGMSLAPVNPLLWFRACDEGDLESARRVLEDPGGFARVDGTEEQGNTALMFASAGGHEQLVRFLLRKGASVDRRNHYGWTPLMQAARFGHLTVAHILLENGAEINGRNRMGASVLTMAARGGHADVAKLLLENGAFVDDFDHLAAAEGNASGNNNVHSDNGKTFLEITPLLAAAQHGHEAVVRLLLEWGADMNFCQKSTGWSALMLAAAGGTVSVTQQLVERGADADHLNVLGKTAFEVALQLQHKEVKNYLDSITTVRPQPDDEKKRPDVFHALKLGNAQLVKEIVEEDASQVNVSNADGASPLMMAAVSGQLEVVQLLVEKHADMDRQDSVHGWTALMQATYHGNKDVVKFLLNQGADVNLRAKNGYKAFDLVMLLNDPDTELVRLLASVCMQVEKDKSKHRGKSTLKRRASLNVPLPPDDKGGLKSWWNRMSNRFRKLKLTHTLRHGLSTNRLAPFPDEVPLDATMKAEEKTASPPAGAPSADVCTAWTSKSKDCGLNGTRSGKDDFLITTMLRNGAPLARLPNEKLKAVIPPFLPPSNFEPWNSERCGAAKEGRSGSMPQRPGRSSCANSDISSISRVVSRSIKFPSITKGPSPSNSGSYNSAHSSGGSNGVGGVNRHASDSHNRSGGSGADSVLSQIVAQRKRAAGLLDSRTPAAAEIPSPVPTPLPSAPDISLTDHTDGHSRRVCISAAGPSKLELKKRPQSGNSSTSKSTSPTLTPSPSPTPKPPATDSLSSASTQPRSKSSGGSSSGTITDEDELSGILRKLSLEKYQPIFEEQEVDMEAFLTLTDGDLKELGIKTDGPRQQILAAISELNAGKGRERQILQETIHNFQSSFGSSASNPRPSGYPRSPSGWSRHQLQSSSRR; this is encoded by the exons ATGCATGTTCTGCTCGCTCTGACCAGCAGGTGTCCCGTCTCTGCTGCTTCCCAGAATCCCTGGATCCCAGAGGAAGCGTCCGTGCGCGACGTGGATTGTACGCATGCGCAGAAACTCCGAAACTTGAAGAACTTCTTGAGCGCTCAAGCTCCGGGGTTCGGCCGTTCGGGGATGAGTCTGGCTCCGGTAAACCCGCTGCTGTGGTTCCGGGCGTGCGATGAGGGCGATCTAGAGAGCGCGCGGCGCGTTCTGGAGGACCCGGGCGGGTTCGCGCGTGTGGACGGGACCGAGGAGCAGGGAAACACGGCGCTCATGTTCGCGTCCGCCGGGGGACACGAGCAGCTGGTCCGGTTCCTGCTGAGGAAAGGAGCGTCGGTGGATCGACGGAACCATTACGGCTGGACGCCGCTGATGCAGGCTGCGAG GTTTGGTCATCTGACCGTAGCTCATATCTTGCTGGAGAACGGTGCGGAGATCAATGGCAGGAACCGGATGGGAGCCAGCGTCCTGACCATGGCTGCTCGCGGGGGTCATGCTGATGTGGCCAAACTCCTGCTGGAGAACGGCGCCTTCGTGGACGACTTTGACCACCTGGCGGCGGCGGAGGGAAATGCAAGTGGGAACAACAACGTCCACAGCGACAACGGCAAGACGTTTCTGGAGATCACGCCGCTGCTGGCCGCCGCTCAGCACGGACACGAGGCAGTGGTCAGGCTGCTGCTGGAATGGGGAGCGGACATgaacttctgccagaagagcacAGGCTGGAGCGCGCTGATGCTGGCGGCGGCCGGCGGGACGGTCAGCGTGACACAGCAGCTGGTGGAGCGAGGAGCGGACGCCGATCATCTCAATGTCCTGGGCAAGACGGCCTTCGAGGTGGCGCTCCAACTGCAGCACAAAGAGGTGAAGAACTACCTGGACTCCATCACCACCGTCCGGCCACAGCCAG ATGATGAGAAGAAACGTCCTGATGTCTTCCATGCGCTGAAGTTAG GAAACGCTCAGCTGGTGAAGGAGATCGTGGAGGAGGACGCGTCTCAGGTGAACGTCTCAAACGCAGACGGTGCGTCTCCTCTGATGATGGCGGCGGTCAGCGGTCAGCTGGAGGTGGTGCAGCTGCTGGTGGAGAAGCACGCTGACATGGACAGACAGGACTCGGTGCACGGCTGGACAGCGCTGATGCAGGCCACGTATCACGG GAATAAAGACGTGGTGAAGTTTCTTCTAAATCAGGGCGCTGACGTCAACCTGAGAGCCAAGAACGGATACAAGGCCTTCGACCTGGTCATGCTCCTGAATGACCCTG ACACGGAGCTGGTGAGACTGCTAGCCTCCGTCTGCATGCAGGTGGAGAAAGACAAGAGCAAACACAGAGGAAAATCAACCCTAAAGAGACGTGCATCTCTAAATGTTCCTCTTCCACCGGATGATAAAGGCGGCCTGAAG TCCTGGTGGAATCGCATGTCCAACCGATTCCGCAAACTCAAGCTGACGCACACACTGAGACATGGGCTCTCCACCAATCGGCTCGCTCCGTTCCCTGATGAAGTTCCTCTGGACGCCACCATGAAAGCAGAGGAGAAGACCGCATCGCCTCCTGCTGGAGCTCCGAGCGCAGACGTCTGCACTGCTTGGACCAGCAAGAGTAAAGACTGTG GTTTGAACGGAACAAGAAGTGGGAAAGATGACTTCCTCATCACGACGATG CTGAGGAACGGAGCGCCGCTCGCTCGTCTGCCCAATGAGAAGCTGAAGGCCGTCATCCCGCCCTTCCTGCCGCCATCAAACTTTGAGCCATGGAACTCAGAGCGCTGTGGAGCAGCGAAGGAAGGCCGGAGTGGAAGCATGCCACAGAGACCCGGCAGGAGCAGCTGCGCCAACTCTGATATA tcgTCCATTAGTCGAGTGGTCAGCAGGTCCATCAAGTTTCCCAGCATCACTAAAGGCCCCTCCCCCTCCAACTCAGGCAGTTATAACTCCGCCCACTCCTCAGGTGGATCCAATGGTGTGGGAGGAGTCAACCGTCACGCCTCCGACTCACACAACCGCTCAG GTGGCAGCGGAGCGGACAGTGTTCTGTCTCAGATCGTGGCTCAGAGGAAGAGAGCAGCCGGTCTGTTGGACAGCAGGACACCAGCCGCTGCTGAGATTCCCAGTCCTGTACCAACGCCGCTGCCCTCCGCACCGGACATCAGCCTGACTGACCACACAGATGGCCACTCCAGACGGGTGTGTATCAGTGCTGCTGGACCCAGT aaactGGAGTTAAAGAAACGTCCTCAGTCAGGAAACTCGTCCACGTCCAAGAGCACGTCGCCCACCCTCACGCCCTCTCCATCACCCACACCCAAACCTCCCGCCACAGACTCACTCTCATCAGCATCCACGCAGCCCAGATCCAAGAGCAGCGGCGGCTCCAGCAGCGGCACCATCACGGACGAGg ATGAATTGTCAGGGATTCTGAGGAAACTTTCTCTGGAGAAATATCAGCCCAtctttgaagagcaggag GTGGATATGGAGGCATTTCTGACTCTGACTGACGGAGACTTGAAAGAGCTGGGAATTAAAACAGACGGTCCGCGGCAACAGATTCTGGCGGCCATATCAGAGCTGAATGCTGGGaaa GGGAGGGAAAGACAGATTTTACAAGAAACCATCCATAACTTCCAGTCGTCGTTTGGCAGCAGCGCCAGTAACCCTCGACCGTCGGGATATCCACGCT CTCCGTCAGGCTGGAGTCGCCACCAGCTGCAGTCGTCCAGCAGACGGTAA
- the anks6 gene encoding ankyrin repeat and SAM domain-containing protein 6 isoform X2 gives MHVLLALTSRCPVSAASQNPWIPEEASVRDVDCTHAQKLRNLKNFLSAQAPGFGRSGMSLAPVNPLLWFRACDEGDLESARRVLEDPGGFARVDGTEEQGNTALMFASAGGHEQLVRFLLRKGASVDRRNHYGWTPLMQAARFGHLTVAHILLENGAEINGRNRMGASVLTMAARGGHADVAKLLLENGAFVDDFDHLAAAEGNASGNNNVHSDNGKTFLEITPLLAAAQHGHEAVVRLLLEWGADMNFCQKSTGWSALMLAAAGGTVSVTQQLVERGADADHLNVLGKTAFEVALQLQHKEVKNYLDSITTVRPQPDDEKKRPDVFHALKLGNAQLVKEIVEEDASQVNVSNADGASPLMMAAVSGQLEVVQLLVEKHADMDRQDSVHGWTALMQATYHGNKDVVKFLLNQGADVNLRAKNGYKAFDLVMLLNDPDTELVRLLASVCMQVEKDKSKHRGKSTLKRRASLNVPLPPDDKGGLKSWWNRMSNRFRKLKLTHTLRHGLSTNRLAPFPDEVPLDATMKAEEKTASPPAGAPSADVCTAWTSKSKDCGLNGTRSGKDDFLITTMLRNGAPLARLPNEKLKAVIPPFLPPSNFEPWNSERCGAAKEGRSGSMPQRPGRSSCANSDISSISRVVSRSIKFPSITKGPSPSNSGSYNSAHSSGGSNGVGGVNRHASDSHNRSGGSGADSVLSQIVAQRKRAAGLLDSRTPAAAEIPSPVPTPLPSAPDISLTDHTDGHSRRKLELKKRPQSGNSSTSKSTSPTLTPSPSPTPKPPATDSLSSASTQPRSKSSGGSSSGTITDEDELSGILRKLSLEKYQPIFEEQEVDMEAFLTLTDGDLKELGIKTDGPRQQILAAISELNAGKGRERQILQETIHNFQSSFGSSASNPRPSGYPRSPSGWSRHQLQSSSRR, from the exons ATGCATGTTCTGCTCGCTCTGACCAGCAGGTGTCCCGTCTCTGCTGCTTCCCAGAATCCCTGGATCCCAGAGGAAGCGTCCGTGCGCGACGTGGATTGTACGCATGCGCAGAAACTCCGAAACTTGAAGAACTTCTTGAGCGCTCAAGCTCCGGGGTTCGGCCGTTCGGGGATGAGTCTGGCTCCGGTAAACCCGCTGCTGTGGTTCCGGGCGTGCGATGAGGGCGATCTAGAGAGCGCGCGGCGCGTTCTGGAGGACCCGGGCGGGTTCGCGCGTGTGGACGGGACCGAGGAGCAGGGAAACACGGCGCTCATGTTCGCGTCCGCCGGGGGACACGAGCAGCTGGTCCGGTTCCTGCTGAGGAAAGGAGCGTCGGTGGATCGACGGAACCATTACGGCTGGACGCCGCTGATGCAGGCTGCGAG GTTTGGTCATCTGACCGTAGCTCATATCTTGCTGGAGAACGGTGCGGAGATCAATGGCAGGAACCGGATGGGAGCCAGCGTCCTGACCATGGCTGCTCGCGGGGGTCATGCTGATGTGGCCAAACTCCTGCTGGAGAACGGCGCCTTCGTGGACGACTTTGACCACCTGGCGGCGGCGGAGGGAAATGCAAGTGGGAACAACAACGTCCACAGCGACAACGGCAAGACGTTTCTGGAGATCACGCCGCTGCTGGCCGCCGCTCAGCACGGACACGAGGCAGTGGTCAGGCTGCTGCTGGAATGGGGAGCGGACATgaacttctgccagaagagcacAGGCTGGAGCGCGCTGATGCTGGCGGCGGCCGGCGGGACGGTCAGCGTGACACAGCAGCTGGTGGAGCGAGGAGCGGACGCCGATCATCTCAATGTCCTGGGCAAGACGGCCTTCGAGGTGGCGCTCCAACTGCAGCACAAAGAGGTGAAGAACTACCTGGACTCCATCACCACCGTCCGGCCACAGCCAG ATGATGAGAAGAAACGTCCTGATGTCTTCCATGCGCTGAAGTTAG GAAACGCTCAGCTGGTGAAGGAGATCGTGGAGGAGGACGCGTCTCAGGTGAACGTCTCAAACGCAGACGGTGCGTCTCCTCTGATGATGGCGGCGGTCAGCGGTCAGCTGGAGGTGGTGCAGCTGCTGGTGGAGAAGCACGCTGACATGGACAGACAGGACTCGGTGCACGGCTGGACAGCGCTGATGCAGGCCACGTATCACGG GAATAAAGACGTGGTGAAGTTTCTTCTAAATCAGGGCGCTGACGTCAACCTGAGAGCCAAGAACGGATACAAGGCCTTCGACCTGGTCATGCTCCTGAATGACCCTG ACACGGAGCTGGTGAGACTGCTAGCCTCCGTCTGCATGCAGGTGGAGAAAGACAAGAGCAAACACAGAGGAAAATCAACCCTAAAGAGACGTGCATCTCTAAATGTTCCTCTTCCACCGGATGATAAAGGCGGCCTGAAG TCCTGGTGGAATCGCATGTCCAACCGATTCCGCAAACTCAAGCTGACGCACACACTGAGACATGGGCTCTCCACCAATCGGCTCGCTCCGTTCCCTGATGAAGTTCCTCTGGACGCCACCATGAAAGCAGAGGAGAAGACCGCATCGCCTCCTGCTGGAGCTCCGAGCGCAGACGTCTGCACTGCTTGGACCAGCAAGAGTAAAGACTGTG GTTTGAACGGAACAAGAAGTGGGAAAGATGACTTCCTCATCACGACGATG CTGAGGAACGGAGCGCCGCTCGCTCGTCTGCCCAATGAGAAGCTGAAGGCCGTCATCCCGCCCTTCCTGCCGCCATCAAACTTTGAGCCATGGAACTCAGAGCGCTGTGGAGCAGCGAAGGAAGGCCGGAGTGGAAGCATGCCACAGAGACCCGGCAGGAGCAGCTGCGCCAACTCTGATATA tcgTCCATTAGTCGAGTGGTCAGCAGGTCCATCAAGTTTCCCAGCATCACTAAAGGCCCCTCCCCCTCCAACTCAGGCAGTTATAACTCCGCCCACTCCTCAGGTGGATCCAATGGTGTGGGAGGAGTCAACCGTCACGCCTCCGACTCACACAACCGCTCAG GTGGCAGCGGAGCGGACAGTGTTCTGTCTCAGATCGTGGCTCAGAGGAAGAGAGCAGCCGGTCTGTTGGACAGCAGGACACCAGCCGCTGCTGAGATTCCCAGTCCTGTACCAACGCCGCTGCCCTCCGCACCGGACATCAGCCTGACTGACCACACAGATGGCCACTCCAGACGG aaactGGAGTTAAAGAAACGTCCTCAGTCAGGAAACTCGTCCACGTCCAAGAGCACGTCGCCCACCCTCACGCCCTCTCCATCACCCACACCCAAACCTCCCGCCACAGACTCACTCTCATCAGCATCCACGCAGCCCAGATCCAAGAGCAGCGGCGGCTCCAGCAGCGGCACCATCACGGACGAGg ATGAATTGTCAGGGATTCTGAGGAAACTTTCTCTGGAGAAATATCAGCCCAtctttgaagagcaggag GTGGATATGGAGGCATTTCTGACTCTGACTGACGGAGACTTGAAAGAGCTGGGAATTAAAACAGACGGTCCGCGGCAACAGATTCTGGCGGCCATATCAGAGCTGAATGCTGGGaaa GGGAGGGAAAGACAGATTTTACAAGAAACCATCCATAACTTCCAGTCGTCGTTTGGCAGCAGCGCCAGTAACCCTCGACCGTCGGGATATCCACGCT CTCCGTCAGGCTGGAGTCGCCACCAGCTGCAGTCGTCCAGCAGACGGTAA